Proteins encoded together in one Polaribacter reichenbachii window:
- a CDS encoding S8 family serine peptidase — MKSIKTLIFSAAAALIFTGCKSTQVVISKPVLDEILTTPAKKTELSEANFKIWSHLDITKDSIAGMSLDKAYQFLQGKKANPIIVAIADSGVDINHEDLKDVLWMNPDEIANNNKDDDNNGYVDDIFGWNFLGNAKGDIVTTDQLEITRIVKRGSAKFADKKATEIAEEDKLAYQEYLKLNEEFKATIVEKESEIQQMEATLVNLNRVQENFAAVKKLAKTDSLTLEVVQNLNPPSLTGVMQKQNVENILKQGFNEATLLEYKGQVEEYTKEIKKAMTGYDLDMNFRQSLGDDLYDISDKYYGNNNVLGTADAALHGTHVAGIVAANRTNNLGAVGVANNVKIMAVRIVPEADEHDKDVALGIRYAVDNGAKIINTSFGKRFSPNKNWVYDAIKYAAENDVLIVNAAGNDGKNIDVRETYPTDSKDMLTEFTDNVITIGASSLHYDEQLPANFSNYGKINVDVFAPGVDIYASTPNNKYEALSGTSMAAPSTAGVAALIRAYYQSLSAKEVKSILMNSGVKINFKVILPGSQTQTNQKGKLVPFSDLSVSGRIVNAYNALKLAEYISNKK, encoded by the coding sequence ATGAAGAGTATAAAAACGTTGATTTTTAGTGCTGCTGCAGCACTTATTTTTACGGGTTGTAAATCCACACAAGTGGTAATTTCAAAACCAGTTTTAGATGAAATTTTAACAACACCTGCCAAAAAAACAGAATTATCTGAGGCAAATTTTAAAATTTGGTCGCATTTAGATATAACCAAAGATTCTATTGCTGGTATGAGTTTAGATAAAGCTTATCAGTTTTTACAAGGTAAAAAAGCAAATCCTATTATTGTAGCAATTGCAGATTCTGGAGTAGATATTAATCACGAAGATTTAAAAGATGTTCTTTGGATGAATCCTGATGAAATTGCGAATAATAATAAAGATGATGATAACAATGGTTACGTAGATGATATCTTTGGATGGAACTTTTTAGGAAATGCAAAAGGTGATATTGTAACTACAGATCAACTAGAAATTACACGAATTGTAAAAAGAGGTAGCGCTAAATTTGCTGATAAAAAAGCGACAGAAATTGCAGAAGAAGATAAGTTAGCATATCAAGAATATTTAAAATTAAACGAAGAGTTTAAAGCAACAATTGTTGAAAAGGAATCAGAAATTCAGCAAATGGAAGCTACTCTTGTTAACTTAAATCGAGTTCAAGAAAATTTTGCGGCAGTAAAAAAGTTAGCAAAAACAGATAGTTTAACTTTAGAAGTGGTTCAGAATTTGAATCCACCAAGTTTAACAGGTGTAATGCAAAAACAAAATGTCGAGAATATTTTAAAACAAGGTTTTAACGAGGCTACTTTGTTAGAGTATAAAGGGCAAGTAGAAGAATATACCAAAGAGATTAAAAAAGCAATGACTGGTTACGATTTGGATATGAATTTTCGTCAATCTTTAGGCGATGATTTGTACGATATTTCTGATAAGTATTATGGTAATAACAATGTTTTAGGTACTGCTGATGCAGCTTTACACGGAACTCACGTTGCAGGAATTGTAGCTGCAAATAGAACTAATAATTTAGGAGCTGTTGGTGTAGCAAATAATGTAAAAATTATGGCTGTAAGGATTGTGCCAGAAGCAGATGAACACGATAAAGATGTAGCTTTAGGTATAAGATATGCAGTAGATAATGGTGCAAAAATTATTAATACAAGCTTTGGTAAACGTTTTTCGCCAAACAAAAATTGGGTTTATGATGCAATTAAATATGCAGCAGAAAACGATGTTTTAATTGTAAATGCAGCAGGTAATGATGGTAAAAATATAGATGTTAGAGAAACCTATCCAACAGACTCTAAAGATATGTTAACCGAATTTACAGATAATGTAATAACAATTGGTGCAAGTAGCTTACATTATGATGAGCAATTACCAGCCAATTTTTCTAATTACGGAAAAATAAATGTTGATGTTTTTGCGCCTGGAGTAGATATTTATGCATCAACACCAAATAATAAATATGAAGCTTTAAGCGGAACATCTATGGCAGCACCTTCTACAGCAGGAGTTGCAGCATTAATTCGTGCATATTACCAAAGTTTATCAGCAAAAGAAGTAAAATCAATTTTAATGAATTCTGGAGTAAAAATTAATTTTAAAGTGATTTTACCAGGTTCTCAAACTCAAACAAATCAGAAAGGAAAATTGGTTCCTTTTTCAGATTTAAGTGTTTCTGGTAGAATTGTAAATGCTTATAATGCACTAAAATTAGCAGAATATATATCAAACAAAAAATAA
- a CDS encoding MBL fold metallo-hydrolase, with protein MKIYPIETGNFKLDGGAMFGVVPKTIWQKTNPADANNLIDMSMRSMLIEDGNRLILVDTGIGNKQSDKFFGYYYLFGDFSLDSSLKKHGFHRDDITDVFLTHLHFDHCGGVIERTKDGLLIPAFKNAKVWSNDKHWKWATEPNPREKASFLTENISPIKESGQLEFIHRNYKDQIGFDVLFVDGHTEKQMLPKLEYQGKTLVFMADLLPTVGHIPLPYVMGYDTRPLLTIKEKAAFLDLAADKDFYLFLEHDTHNEICTVKHTEKGVRLNTTHKFSEIFN; from the coding sequence ATGAAGATTTATCCCATAGAAACAGGTAATTTTAAATTAGATGGTGGTGCAATGTTTGGTGTTGTTCCTAAAACCATTTGGCAAAAAACAAATCCTGCAGATGCTAATAACTTGATTGATATGAGTATGCGTTCTATGCTAATTGAAGATGGTAATCGTTTAATTTTAGTAGATACAGGAATTGGAAACAAGCAATCAGACAAATTCTTTGGTTATTATTATCTTTTTGGAGATTTTTCTTTAGACAGTTCACTTAAAAAACACGGTTTTCACAGAGATGATATTACAGATGTTTTCTTAACACATTTACATTTCGATCATTGTGGAGGTGTTATTGAAAGAACTAAAGATGGATTGCTAATTCCCGCTTTTAAAAACGCAAAAGTTTGGTCTAATGACAAACATTGGAAATGGGCAACTGAACCAAATCCAAGAGAAAAAGCATCATTTTTAACAGAAAATATCAGCCCAATAAAAGAAAGTGGTCAGTTAGAATTTATCCACAGAAATTATAAAGATCAAATTGGTTTCGATGTTTTATTTGTTGATGGTCATACCGAAAAACAGATGTTACCAAAATTAGAATATCAAGGTAAAACACTAGTATTTATGGCAGATTTGTTACCAACAGTTGGTCATATTCCTTTGCCATATGTAATGGGTTATGATACAAGACCTTTACTAACCATAAAAGAAAAAGCAGCCTTTTTAGATTTGGCTGCAGATAAAGATTTTTACTTGTTTTTAGAGCACGATACTCACAACGAAATTTGCACAGTAAAGCATACAGAAAAAGGAGTAAGATTAAACACTACACATAAATTTTCAGAAATTTTTAATTAA
- the pbpC gene encoding penicillin-binding protein 1C, with product MKITDYIKRHKKKTIVLVVLLIFYAFCLPKDLFTKPTSTVITSYKGELLGALIADDGQWRFPHNDSVPEKFKTCLIQFEDEYFYKHPGFNPISIFKAFRQNLKAGKVKRGGSTITQQVIRLSRNNRDRTYFEKLKELVLATRLEFRASKEKIIAFWASNAPYGGNVVGLDAASWRYFNRKPSELSWSETATLAVLPNAPNLIYPGKNQDKLLAKRNRLLKKLLTKKVIDSLTYELSILEGLPQKAYAIPQIAPHLLQKINKEKKGEFVKTTINKKLQTQTNTIVKNHYNQLSKNGIYNISVLVLDVKTRQVLSYVGNAPTDNKHQKNVDVIDKPRSTGSILKPFLYAAMLDNGELLPNTLVADIPTNFGSYQPENFDKKYAGAISAKLALSRSLNVPTVRMLQSFGLEKFHHYLQKLQLKDIKKSAEYYGLTLALGGAESNLWDLCKSYAAMASTVNHYSENSSRYFTNEFSSPTLYADKSIDFGAKTSEKIIFDAASIYLTLESLKDVNRPNAEENWEFFDSSKQIAWKTGTSFGFRDAWAIGTTKDYVVGVWVGNADGEGRPGLVGVQTAGPILFDVFDKLPNSTWFEKPFDEMTKIEICNKSGYRATDICEEKTLEFVQNAGLKTKPCPYHISVNVDESETYQVNTSCENLENIKQKSWFVLPPLLEYYYKKQNPFYKPLPKFRNDCLGDVKNTMKFIYPTEKSTIFLPKNFNGKQNELVLKVAHSNNDAILYWYANNTFLGTTKELHSFAIQPKVGEYNFTVMDNFGNEIHQNISVKH from the coding sequence GTGAAAATAACAGACTACATCAAACGTCATAAAAAGAAAACAATTGTTCTCGTTGTTTTACTAATTTTCTATGCATTTTGTTTGCCAAAAGATTTGTTTACCAAACCAACATCTACAGTAATTACAAGTTATAAAGGTGAATTGTTGGGCGCTTTAATTGCAGATGATGGACAATGGCGTTTTCCACACAATGATTCTGTTCCAGAAAAGTTTAAAACCTGTTTAATTCAATTTGAAGATGAGTATTTTTACAAACATCCAGGCTTTAATCCGATTTCTATTTTTAAAGCTTTTCGTCAGAATTTAAAAGCAGGAAAAGTAAAAAGAGGAGGAAGTACGATTACACAACAAGTCATTAGATTAAGCAGAAATAATAGAGACAGAACTTATTTCGAAAAACTGAAAGAATTGGTTTTGGCAACACGTTTAGAATTTAGAGCATCCAAAGAAAAAATTATTGCTTTTTGGGCTTCAAATGCGCCTTATGGAGGTAACGTTGTGGGTTTAGACGCTGCTTCTTGGCGTTATTTTAATCGTAAACCATCAGAATTATCTTGGTCAGAAACTGCAACTTTAGCTGTTTTACCAAACGCACCTAACTTAATTTATCCAGGTAAAAATCAAGATAAATTATTAGCCAAAAGAAACCGATTATTAAAAAAGTTACTTACCAAAAAAGTGATTGATTCTTTAACCTACGAATTGTCAATTTTAGAAGGTTTACCACAAAAAGCCTATGCAATTCCACAAATTGCACCACATTTATTGCAAAAAATAAACAAAGAAAAAAAAGGTGAATTTGTAAAAACTACGATTAATAAAAAACTGCAAACCCAAACAAATACCATTGTAAAAAATCATTATAATCAACTATCTAAAAACGGAATTTACAATATTTCTGTTTTGGTTTTAGATGTAAAAACTAGGCAAGTTTTAAGTTATGTAGGTAATGCACCAACAGATAATAAACATCAAAAAAATGTTGATGTTATTGATAAACCCAGAAGTACAGGCAGTATTTTAAAGCCCTTTTTATATGCTGCAATGTTAGATAATGGTGAACTTTTACCCAATACTTTGGTAGCAGATATTCCCACAAATTTTGGTAGTTATCAACCAGAAAATTTCGATAAAAAATATGCAGGAGCCATATCAGCAAAACTAGCTTTATCAAGATCTTTGAATGTGCCAACTGTAAGAATGTTACAAAGTTTTGGTTTAGAGAAATTCCATCATTATTTACAGAAATTACAACTAAAAGACATTAAGAAATCTGCAGAATATTATGGCTTAACATTAGCCTTGGGTGGTGCAGAAAGTAATCTCTGGGATTTATGTAAAAGCTATGCAGCAATGGCAAGTACAGTAAATCATTACTCAGAAAACTCAAGCAGGTATTTTACAAACGAATTTAGTTCACCTACTTTATATGCGGATAAAAGTATTGATTTTGGAGCAAAAACATCAGAAAAAATAATTTTTGATGCAGCATCAATTTACCTAACCTTAGAGAGTTTAAAAGATGTAAACAGACCAAATGCAGAAGAAAATTGGGAGTTTTTTGATTCTTCTAAACAAATTGCTTGGAAAACAGGAACTAGTTTTGGTTTTAGAGATGCTTGGGCAATTGGTACAACCAAAGATTATGTAGTTGGTGTTTGGGTGGGGAATGCAGATGGAGAAGGTAGGCCAGGTTTGGTTGGTGTGCAAACAGCTGGACCAATTTTGTTTGATGTCTTTGATAAATTACCAAATTCAACTTGGTTCGAAAAACCTTTTGATGAAATGACAAAAATTGAAATTTGTAATAAAAGTGGTTACAGAGCCACAGATATTTGCGAAGAAAAAACCTTAGAATTTGTTCAAAATGCGGGTTTAAAAACAAAACCTTGTCCTTATCATATTTCTGTAAATGTGGATGAATCTGAAACCTATCAAGTAAATACATCTTGCGAAAATTTAGAGAACATCAAACAGAAATCTTGGTTTGTGTTGCCACCTTTACTAGAGTATTATTATAAGAAACAAAATCCATTTTATAAACCATTGCCTAAATTTAGAAATGATTGTTTGGGTGATGTTAAAAACACGATGAAATTTATATATCCTACAGAAAAAAGCACCATTTTTTTACCTAAGAACTTTAATGGCAAACAAAATGAGCTTGTTTTAAAAGTGGCACACTCTAATAACGATGCAATTTTGTATTGGTATGCCAACAATACTTTTTTAGGCACTACCAAAGAATTACATAGTTTTGCAATTCAGCCAAAAGTGGGTGAGTATAATTTTACAGTTATGGATAATTTTGGGAATGAAATTCATCAAAATATTTCTGTTAAACACTAA
- a CDS encoding Ig-like domain-containing alpha-2-macroglobulin family protein, with protein sequence MKTKYLSSILFIFLMIFSCKKEEIKPDNIYKFKDYISYTTSGIISTSGTIGVNFAKDVEGWNVDQEISSDIISIKPYVEGKVKTLNKHAFVFTPDENLDADTEYTVTINLSEIYKNIPQEYKKYTFQFKTIAPNFNIQTNTLQSYSGAYQYLEGVLKSADIISLNNAKKLIKASQNGTQKNIVWNESFDKGKVFEFKIDSIQRFEDDSRLEITWNGEAIQSENKGENEIVIPGKNNFNVLSVKIQKFNEQYISINFSDALKKQQNFDGLVTIQNVKKPRFIVNGNELKVYSENKFQGDVLVSVFQGIQNTDNYRLKDTYKETITFEQKKPQIRAISNGTILPNSKDLKYNFEAINVKEVDVRIIKIFEDNVLQFLQENNINSSTDYDIKRVGRRVAKETITLVADEKNNTQKWKAYSIDISKMVAVEPGAIYRIELSFNKNQVFYHCSESVVFTNDSNDFDEEYYEEYDDFSDIEDEEEREQLYWDNKLYDYKNYNYNWRDRENPCTDSYFRNREISQNLLASNLGIIAKKGENDDYFFAVTNILDTNPVAGTTIKLYNYQQQEIASGTTNTDGIVTINSTKNAAFAIASKNNNKAYVKLFDGNSLSLSKFDVSGGKTQKGLKGYIYGERGVWRPGDNIFLTFLLNDADNKLPKNHPVKLEVTDPSGKLVYKKVTSENLNNFYTFNVKTAQEAKTGNYSAKISVGGAKFYKTLKVETVKPNRLKIKVDFDDEILSSKKPIKGILDVKWLHGTPAKNLKAEIKAKVSTTNYSFKNYNDYVFSDPSRTFYSEEINVFDGKLNETGIANINSNLKVGKNAPGMLNVQFLVRAFENGGDFSIDAFSKKYAPFNSFVGLKSPEGNRYGSFFTDENQTFSVVSVDENGSPVQRDEIEIEVYQIKWRWWWSSSEDNLSRYTSSSYHSKYKTLKIATNAKGKGSFKLNIPDRDRGRFLIRVIDKKSGHATGRTAYFYKNWWQNSSSGDKDAAKMLVFSADKESYNVGEIAKITFPSGSKGRALISIENGTKVVETKWVKTEKGMTSLEIPINKNMTPNVFVNISLLQPHLVSENDLPIRLFGVIPILVEDKNTKLQPEIKMADELQPEKEFTVKVSEKNNKPMTYTLAVVEEGLLDLTRFKTPNAYSEFYKREALGVKTWDVFDDVIGAYSGSVDQVFAIGGDGSLAKGKNQKANRFKPVVKFLGPFNLEKGSTKEHKIILPNYIGSVRTMVVAGNVSNEAFGNAEKATPVKKPLMVLATLPRKLSPKEKVTLPISVFAMDKKVKNVKIQVKTSDGISVKGNQTQNINFTKPDEKMVYFELDVLKANGINTVEVIATGGGEKSTYKVELDVVNPNPITSKVIDQNIEGNQAKTIDFNTFGVEGSNTAILELSTIPPINFSGRLEYLIQYPHGCVEQTTSSVFPQLFLNDLFDLTSEKKRKIQNNIEKGIKRLGNFQKANGGLSYWLGESYVSDWGTTYAGHFMLEAEKKGFVLPLTFKSNFVRYQKQAARNWRPSYGNYLRDLSQAYRLYTLALAGSPDLSAMNRLREFKQISNDAKWRLAATYAVVGQKEAAKEIMQKANLNFSGYNYYNYGSVTRNRAMALETMLLTNDKNTKDVAKSIAKELSSNKWMSTQSTAYSLLSIGKMVVKNGGKAIDIQFTKNGKTEHIQTSSSMVQRTLHIKKGLNSISLKNNENNIVFARIVNSGKLPLGDEISESRGLSVSVNYKDLKGNTIDIKNLKQGQDFIAKITVSNPKNETVKDIALTQIFPSGWEIVNTRFTDFGSSTKSEARYTDIRDDRVNFYFDINKNRNKTDVKTFTVLLNAAYLGNYYLPGVQVEAMYDNDYLVRTKGSWIEVVK encoded by the coding sequence ATGAAAACAAAATATTTATCTTCTATTCTTTTTATTTTTTTAATGATTTTTTCTTGTAAAAAAGAAGAAATTAAACCCGATAATATTTACAAGTTTAAAGACTACATAAGCTATACAACTTCAGGTATTATTTCCACTTCAGGCACAATAGGTGTTAATTTTGCAAAAGATGTTGAGGGTTGGAATGTAGATCAAGAAATTTCTTCGGATATTATTTCGATAAAACCTTATGTAGAAGGTAAAGTAAAAACCTTAAACAAACACGCTTTTGTATTTACGCCAGATGAAAATTTAGATGCTGATACAGAATACACAGTTACCATTAACTTAAGTGAAATCTATAAAAATATTCCTCAAGAATATAAAAAATACACTTTTCAGTTTAAGACAATTGCTCCAAATTTTAATATACAGACAAATACTTTGCAATCGTATTCTGGAGCTTATCAATATTTAGAAGGTGTTCTTAAATCTGCGGATATTATTTCTCTTAATAATGCAAAAAAGTTAATTAAGGCTTCTCAAAACGGAACTCAAAAAAACATTGTTTGGAACGAATCTTTTGATAAAGGCAAGGTGTTCGAATTCAAAATTGATAGCATCCAACGTTTTGAAGATGATAGTAGATTAGAGATTACTTGGAATGGAGAAGCAATTCAATCAGAAAATAAAGGAGAAAACGAAATTGTAATTCCGGGTAAAAATAATTTTAATGTTTTAAGTGTTAAAATTCAAAAATTCAACGAACAATACATTTCAATTAATTTTTCTGATGCCTTAAAAAAACAGCAAAATTTTGATGGTTTAGTAACGATTCAGAATGTGAAAAAACCGCGTTTTATTGTTAACGGAAACGAGCTAAAAGTATATTCAGAAAACAAATTTCAAGGAGATGTTTTGGTTTCTGTTTTTCAAGGAATTCAAAATACAGACAATTACAGACTTAAAGATACTTACAAAGAAACCATAACTTTCGAGCAGAAAAAACCTCAAATTAGAGCGATTAGTAATGGAACTATTTTGCCAAATTCAAAAGATTTAAAATATAATTTTGAAGCCATTAATGTGAAAGAAGTTGATGTTAGAATCATCAAAATTTTTGAAGATAATGTGTTGCAATTTTTACAAGAAAATAACATCAACAGTAGTACTGATTATGATATAAAAAGAGTGGGTAGAAGAGTAGCAAAAGAAACCATAACTTTAGTTGCTGATGAAAAAAATAACACTCAAAAATGGAAAGCTTATAGCATTGATATTTCTAAAATGGTTGCTGTAGAGCCAGGTGCTATTTATAGAATTGAGCTAAGTTTTAATAAAAATCAAGTTTTTTATCATTGTTCAGAAAGTGTTGTTTTTACTAATGATTCAAATGATTTTGATGAAGAATATTATGAAGAATATGACGATTTTAGTGACATTGAAGATGAAGAAGAAAGAGAGCAATTGTATTGGGATAATAAGTTATATGATTACAAAAATTACAATTATAATTGGAGAGATAGAGAAAATCCGTGTACAGATTCTTACTTTAGAAATCGAGAAATTTCCCAAAATTTATTAGCGTCTAATCTCGGAATTATTGCTAAAAAAGGAGAAAACGACGATTATTTCTTTGCGGTTACTAACATTTTAGACACAAATCCTGTTGCTGGCACAACTATAAAATTGTACAATTATCAGCAGCAAGAAATTGCATCAGGAACCACGAATACTGATGGAATTGTAACCATTAATTCAACTAAAAATGCAGCTTTTGCAATTGCATCAAAAAACAATAATAAAGCTTATGTAAAACTATTTGATGGTAATTCTTTGTCTTTAAGTAAGTTCGATGTTTCTGGTGGTAAAACTCAAAAAGGATTAAAAGGATACATTTATGGAGAACGTGGAGTTTGGAGACCTGGAGATAATATCTTCTTAACTTTTTTATTAAATGATGCCGATAATAAATTACCCAAAAATCATCCAGTAAAATTAGAAGTTACAGATCCAAGTGGAAAATTAGTTTACAAAAAAGTAACCTCAGAAAACTTAAATAATTTTTACACTTTTAATGTAAAGACAGCTCAAGAAGCAAAAACCGGTAATTATTCAGCTAAAATTTCTGTAGGTGGTGCAAAGTTTTACAAGACTTTAAAAGTAGAAACTGTAAAACCAAATCGCTTAAAAATTAAGGTTGATTTTGATGATGAAATTCTATCAAGTAAAAAACCAATTAAAGGTATTTTAGATGTAAAATGGCTGCATGGTACACCTGCAAAAAACTTAAAAGCCGAAATTAAAGCAAAGGTTTCTACAACCAATTATAGTTTTAAAAATTATAATGATTATGTGTTTTCAGATCCTTCAAGAACATTTTATTCAGAAGAAATTAATGTTTTTGATGGCAAATTAAATGAAACCGGAATTGCGAATATCAACAGCAATTTAAAAGTGGGTAAAAATGCTCCAGGAATGTTAAATGTTCAGTTTTTGGTTAGAGCTTTCGAAAATGGTGGCGATTTTTCTATTGATGCTTTTTCAAAAAAATATGCACCTTTCAATTCTTTTGTGGGTTTAAAATCGCCAGAAGGTAATAGATATGGATCTTTTTTTACTGATGAAAATCAAACCTTTTCTGTAGTTTCTGTGGATGAAAATGGGAGTCCAGTTCAAAGAGATGAAATAGAAATCGAAGTGTATCAAATAAAATGGCGCTGGTGGTGGAGTTCATCTGAAGATAATTTATCAAGATACACTTCTAGCAGTTACCATAGTAAATACAAAACGTTAAAAATTGCAACAAATGCTAAAGGAAAAGGAAGTTTTAAACTAAATATTCCTGATAGAGATAGAGGTCGTTTTTTAATTCGTGTAATAGATAAAAAGAGTGGTCACGCAACTGGTAGAACAGCATATTTTTATAAAAATTGGTGGCAAAACTCTAGTTCTGGTGATAAAGATGCTGCAAAAATGTTGGTGTTTTCTGCGGATAAAGAAAGTTATAATGTAGGTGAAATTGCAAAAATTACGTTTCCATCAGGTTCAAAAGGTCGTGCTTTAATCAGTATAGAAAATGGCACAAAAGTAGTAGAAACAAAATGGGTAAAAACCGAAAAAGGAATGACTTCTTTAGAAATTCCGATCAATAAAAATATGACGCCAAATGTGTTTGTAAATATTTCTTTATTACAACCACATCTAGTTTCAGAAAACGATTTACCAATTCGTTTGTTTGGTGTAATTCCGATTTTAGTTGAGGATAAAAATACCAAGTTACAGCCAGAAATTAAAATGGCAGATGAACTACAACCAGAAAAAGAATTTACGGTTAAAGTATCAGAAAAAAACAACAAACCAATGACCTATACTTTGGCTGTTGTAGAAGAAGGTTTGTTAGATTTAACAAGATTTAAAACGCCAAATGCTTATTCAGAATTTTACAAAAGAGAAGCTTTAGGTGTAAAAACGTGGGATGTTTTTGATGATGTAATTGGTGCGTATTCTGGAAGTGTAGATCAGGTTTTTGCCATTGGTGGAGATGGAAGTTTAGCAAAAGGTAAAAACCAAAAAGCGAATCGATTTAAGCCAGTTGTAAAATTCTTAGGGCCTTTTAATTTAGAAAAAGGAAGTACAAAAGAACATAAAATAATTTTACCTAATTACATAGGTTCTGTAAGAACAATGGTGGTTGCAGGTAATGTAAGCAATGAAGCTTTTGGTAATGCAGAAAAAGCAACTCCTGTTAAAAAACCATTGATGGTGTTGGCTACATTGCCAAGAAAATTATCACCTAAAGAAAAAGTTACGTTGCCTATTTCTGTTTTTGCAATGGATAAAAAAGTAAAAAATGTGAAAATTCAAGTAAAAACTTCTGATGGAATATCAGTTAAAGGTAATCAAACTCAGAATATTAATTTTACAAAGCCAGATGAAAAAATGGTGTATTTTGAGCTGGATGTTTTAAAAGCAAATGGTATTAACACAGTTGAGGTAATTGCCACTGGAGGTGGAGAAAAATCTACCTATAAAGTGGAGTTAGATGTTGTAAATCCGAATCCAATAACATCAAAAGTAATTGATCAGAACATTGAAGGTAACCAAGCAAAAACTATCGATTTTAATACGTTTGGTGTTGAAGGTTCTAACACTGCAATTTTAGAATTATCTACAATTCCGCCAATCAATTTTTCAGGAAGATTAGAATATTTAATCCAATATCCACATGGTTGTGTAGAGCAAACTACGTCTAGTGTTTTTCCTCAATTATTTTTAAATGATTTGTTTGATTTAACATCAGAAAAGAAAAGAAAAATTCAGAATAATATAGAAAAAGGAATCAAACGTTTGGGTAATTTTCAGAAAGCAAATGGAGGTTTAAGTTATTGGTTGGGCGAAAGCTATGTGAGTGATTGGGGAACAACTTACGCAGGTCATTTTATGTTAGAAGCTGAGAAAAAAGGCTTTGTTTTACCACTGACTTTTAAAAGTAATTTTGTAAGATATCAAAAGCAAGCAGCCAGAAATTGGAGACCTAGTTATGGTAATTATTTAAGAGATTTATCGCAAGCATACAGATTATACACGTTGGCTTTGGCTGGTAGTCCAGATTTATCTGCTATGAATCGTTTGCGCGAATTTAAACAGATTTCTAATGATGCAAAATGGAGATTGGCTGCAACTTATGCTGTGGTTGGCCAGAAAGAAGCTGCTAAAGAAATTATGCAAAAAGCCAATTTAAATTTCTCTGGCTACAATTATTACAATTATGGTTCTGTTACTAGAAACAGAGCAATGGCTTTAGAAACAATGTTGTTAACGAACGATAAAAATACCAAAGATGTTGCGAAATCTATTGCAAAAGAATTGTCTAGTAACAAATGGATGAGCACACAATCTACAGCTTATAGTTTGTTGTCTATTGGTAAAATGGTTGTAAAAAATGGAGGTAAAGCAATTGATATTCAATTTACGAAAAATGGTAAAACTGAACATATACAAACATCAAGTTCTATGGTTCAAAGAACTTTACATATTAAAAAAGGCCTGAATTCCATCAGCTTAAAAAATAACGAGAATAATATTGTTTTTGCTAGAATTGTTAATTCTGGTAAGTTGCCTTTAGGTGATGAAATTTCGGAAAGTAGAGGTTTAAGTGTTTCTGTAAACTACAAAGATTTAAAAGGCAATACAATTGATATTAAAAACTTAAAACAAGGTCAAGATTTTATAGCTAAAATTACAGTGAGTAATCCTAAAAATGAAACTGTAAAAGACATTGCTTTAACACAGATTTTTCCTTCTGGATGGGAAATTGTAAACACACGTTTCACTGATTTTGGATCATCAACAAAAAGCGAAGCTAGATATACAGATATTAGAGACGATCGTGTTAATTTTTATTTTGATATCAACAAAAACAGAAATAAAACAGATGTGAAAACATTTACAGTTTTGTTAAATGCAGCGTATTTAGGTAATTATTATTTGCCTGGAGTTCAAGTCGAAGCAATGTATGATAATGATTATTTAGTAAGAACCAAAGGGAGTTGGATTGAAGTTGTGAAGTAA